In Streptomyces rapamycinicus NRRL 5491, the genomic stretch TTCCCCGGCACCGGATCGCTGCGCGTGTGCTCGCTCTCCGACCTCGACGTCCTGATCACCACCAGCGGTGCCGACCCCAACACGCTCCAGCTCTGCCGCGAGGCGGACGGAAAGGTGATACTCGCATGAAGTTGACCGTCCTCGGCGGCGGCGGATTCCGCGTGCCATACGTCTACCAGGCCCTGCTGCACGATCAGGGCTCCCCCCGTATCGACGATGTGTGGCTGTACGACACCGACCCGGCCCGGCTCAAGGCCATGGCCGAAGTGCTCGCCCAGTTCGCCGACGGCCATGCCGAAGCGCCCAGGGTGACGGTCACCACGTCGCTCGACGACGCCCTGGAGGGCAGCGACTTCGTGTTCGCCGCCATCCGCGTGGGCGGGCTGGCGGGGCGGATGTGCGACGAGCGGGTCGCCCTCGACCTCGATGTCCTCGGCCAGGAGACCACCGGCCCGGGCGGCCTGGCCTATGGGCTGCGCACCATCCCCGTCATGCTCGACATCGCGCACCGGGTGCGGCGGCTGGCCCCCAGCGCCTACGTCATCAACTTCACCAACCCGGCCGGCATGATCACCGAGGCGATGCAGAGCGTCCTCGGCGATCGGGTCCTCGGCATCTGCGACACGCCGTCAGGTCTGGGCCGCCGCATCGCCACGACCCTCGGCCTCGACCCGTCCCGGGCCCAGTTCGACTACGTCGGTCTCAACCACCTCGGCTGGATGCGCCGCGTCCTGCACGACGGCGAGGACATCCTGCCCCGGCTGCTCGCCGACGAGCAGCGCCTCGGCGACCTGGAGGAGGGCGTGGTCTTCGGGCGCGAGTGGCTGCGCGATCTCGGTGTGATCCCCAACGAGTACCTGTACTACTACTACTTCAACCGGGAGGCCGTACGGTCCATCCTCGACGCCCCGCAGACCCGCGGCGAGTTCCTCGCCCGCCAGCAGCGGGAGTTCTACCAGCGGGTGACGGAGGCCGCCGGGGGCTCGGCCGTGTCGCTGTGGCGGAAGACCATCGCCGACCGCAGCGCCAACTACATGGCCGAGGCCAAGGGTGCCGTCCAGGGAGAGGCCCGACCGGACGAGGACTTCCGGCCGGACCCCGCGCACCAGGGGTATGCCGGGGTCGCCCTCGCGGTGATGGCCGCGATCAGCCGCAATGAACGCGCCACGATGATCCTCAACGTACGCAACGGGACCACCGTCTCCGGCCTTCCCCACGACGCCGTCGTCGAGGTGCCCGTGACCGTTGACGCGGGCGGCGTCCACCCGCTCACCATCACCCAGCCCGATCTCCACCAGACCGGGCTGATGCAGCAGGTCAAGGCGGTCGAGCGGCTCACCATCAGCGCCGCGGTCACCGGTTCCCGGACCGATGCCGCGAAGGCGTTCGCCCTCCACCCGCTGGTCGACTCGGTCACCGTCGGCCGCAAGCTGCTCGACGGCTACATCGACCGCATCCCCGAAGTGGCCGAGGTGTTCAGCCGCCGGACGTCCTAGCGGCGACGGGGCCCGGCGGCCGCCTCGGCCGCCGGGCTTTGCGTGCTCAGCCGTGGGAGACGGTCAGCCCGTAGAAGCCGACGCGCGCTCCGTTCGTCGTGCTGTCGGAGGACGACTGGTTGTACGAGCCCGCCTTGAAGTACTGCTTGTACTGGAAGAAGGACGACGGGATGTCGTAGTGCGTCGTGCTGCCGTTGACCGTCAGGTCGATGGTGTCGCCGCCGGAGACGCCGATCGTGTAGTTCCATGTCTTGCCGACCGACACATGGCCCACGTTGTGCAGCGTCTGGCCGCCGTCGGGGGAGTTCTCGGTGCCGAGGACGATATCGCCGTTGGCGCGGTAGTACAGCTCCACCAGCGGCTTCGTGGAGGAACCGCCCGAGCCGAGGTGGATCTGGCCGACGCAGACGTTCTTCGTCACCGACACCACGCGCAGCGTCGCCTGCAGCTTGTGCGAGCCGCCGAGCGACCAGTCCGCGGCGCCGCCGTCGCGGTTCATCTCGCGCAGTTCGGAGCGGGCGTAGTTGGAGTTCGGGGTGGTGACGCCCTTTTCGGGCGCCCAGAACGTCATCGCCCCGTCGCGCTTGTCGGTGTGGAAGTAGTCGTCCTGGAATCCGCTCGCCCCCTGGAGCCGGGACGAGGGGATGGTCGTCGGCTTGCCGGGGGAGCCGACCGGCTCCTGGAGTTGCCACACCGAGAGGTCGAAGTTGCCGCCCGGCGCCTTCGACGGGTCGGCGAAGGCGGCCGTGGGGGAGGCGGTCGTGGGGGAGGCGCCGGCGGGGCCCGCGAGGGCCAGGCCGCCGACGACGGTGGTCACGGTCGCCAGCGCGGTGAGCAGCGTACGGATGCGCATGGGAATTGCCTTCCCGTGGGGGGTTGGCATGGACCGCAGTCCATGTATATGAAGTTGGTGTTTCGTTGTGAACGCCGAGATGTGACGAGACGGTAGAGTCGTGGTGTGTCCGCGTCAATCCTCCGAACGAGTTCGGTGGGGTGCGGTGCCGGTCTTTCACTCCGGCTCGCGAAAACCACGTGTCGCCCGGCCACGCCGTGCGCTATGTTCCGCGTGGTGATTCCACTGACCGTCAGCAAAGGACTGAAGCCCATGGACTCGGCGTCCCCCAGCGGCCGCCGTCGGCACTGAGCGATCGGTGCCAACAACCCGTCTCCTCACGGCGGCCCCACGCATCCGTACACCGCTTCCTTCCGCGGCGCCTTTCGCCGCGTTGATCCGTGAGGTCACATCACCATGGGCACTGACGTCCAGAGTTTCGCCGTAGCCAACCTCCGCCGCCGCCCCGTGCTTGTCGAGGCCGGGGGCTTTGTGGCGGGGTTCGACCCCGGCACCACCAGCCCGTACATCAACTACGCGACCCCTCTTCCCGGCGCCCGGCCCACCGCCCGGGACGTCATGGAACTGATCGGGGCGTTCCGGGTGCGCGGGCTCAAGCCCCGGCTCGAGTTCGCGCCGGACGCCGCGCCCGAGGTGGAGCCCGCGGTGCGGGAGGCGGGGTTCGGCGTGGAGGCCACGCACGCGTATCTGGTGTGCACTCCGGAACGGCTCGCCGTTCCGCGGGGCACGGCGGCCGTTCCGGTGGCGGTTCCGGCCACGGACGAGGACTACCGGGCGATCGACGCCGCGCTGTCCGAGGCGTTCGCCAGTGAGTTCGCCGCCTCCGAGGAGTGGGCGGCCCGGCTGCGCCGCGTCCAGGAGGACGGCGGCGCGGTCCGGTTCGTCCGGGCGCCCGACGGGGGCTGCGCGGGCGGGGCCACCTGCTCGGCTCCCGCCGTGGGCACCGCCGAACTGGCGGGCGTGGGCACCCGGCCCGCCTTCCGCGGCCGGGGTATCGCCGCCGCGGTCACCGCCGCGCTGACCGAGACGATGTTCGCCCGGGGAGCCCGGTCGGTCTGGCTGGAGTACTCGGGCGAGGGCTCCCGCCGCGTCTACGAACGCGTGGGTTTTGAGGCGCGTGGGACTCGTCTGTACATGAGTCTCGAGAGCTGATGGGGGGCGGGGCTGCGGGGTGCCCGGCGGATTTTTCCCCTACCCGCCCCTCCCTCAACTGGGGCTCCGCCCCAGCCCCCGGCGCCCAGGGGCGGAGTCCCGGGCTCGGTGGAGTCCCGGGCTCGGTGGAGCCTCGGGCTTGGCGGGGCCTCGGGCTCGGGGGCGCCGGACTCGGCGGAGTCCCGGGCTCGGTGGAGCCCCGGGCTTGGCGGGGCCTCGGGCTCGGCGGGGTCCCGGGCTCGGCGGGCCCCGCACGTGGCGGAGCCCCGCACGTGGCGGAGACGCATGTCGGCAGGTGTTGGGAAGGGGCGGGTAGGGGAGTAGCCGGGGGCTGGGGCGGAGTCCCAGTTGTGGGAAGGGGCGGGGTGGGGAGCAGGCCGTCGCAGGCGTCACGGTCCGTCGGACAGCTCCTAGTGCGGGGCCGCCGCCTCCAACTCGTCCACGCTTCCGGACATGATCGTGCGGATATGGGCGGTCAGGTGGTCGATCGGCCAGTCCCACCAGGCGAGGGCCAGCAGCCGGGCGATGTCCTCGTCGTCGTAGCGGCGTCGGATGAGCTTGGCCGGGTTGCCGCCGACGATCCCGTAGTCGGGAACGTCGTCCACCACCACGGAACCGGAGGCGATGACCGCGCCGTGGCCGATGCGCACGCCGGGCATCACCATCGCCCGGTATCCGAACCAGACGTCATGGCCGATCACGGTGTCGCCCCGGCCCGGCAGCCCCGTGATCAGGTCGAAGTGGTCGGCCCACGAGCCGCCCATGATGGGGAAGGGGAACGTGGACGGGCCGTCCATGCGGTGGTTGGCGCCGTTCATGATGAACCGCACCCCTTCGCCCAGCGCGCAGAACTTCCCGATGACCAGCCGCTCCGGCCCGTAGTGGTACAGCACATTGCGGGTCTCGAACGCGGTGGGCTCATCCGGGTCGTCGTAGTACGAGAACTCCCCGACCTCGATCAGCGGCGAGGTGATCAGCGGCTTGAGCAGCACCACCCGTGGCTGCTCGGGCATCGGGTGCAGCACGGTCGGGTCGGCGGGTATGGCCGGCATCGCGCATCGCCCTTTCTTGTCGAGGGGCCAGGGGCCAGGGGCCAGGGGGCAGGCGTCATGATCGCAAGGTCGGGGCCCGGTGTCGCGTGTATTTGGCGGGGGCGGCCGCGAAGCAACCCGAGCGCGCTCCCTGGAGTCCTTGAGCGGTGAAGCCCGTCCGCTCGATCCGCCTTGCGAGGTGCCGCCGTGCGTTCGTCCGTTCCCGTCGTGGCCGCCGCCGTGGCCGTGGCCGTGCTGCTCGCCGGGTGCAGCGAGGGCGGCCACGAGAGGCGGAGGCCGGTGGAGGGGGCCACCAAGGGGGCGGCCGGTGCCTCGCTCGGGGACTTCAACGGCGACGGCTACGACGACTTCGCCACCGCCATCCGCCCCACCAGCGCCTCCCGGGGACCGCTGCCCGCCCGGCTCGCGGTGGTCTACGGCGGGGCGCACGGCCTCGACCCGCGGCACCGCCTCGTCGTGAACGGCGCCGAGGACGACTACGTGGGCCCCCTGCTGCGTACCGATCTCGACCGGGACGGATTCACCGATCTGGTGACGGCGCGGTTCCGGCACGGGAGTTCGCCGCGGGCCGAGCGGAAGGGGGAGACGGTGGTGCTGCGCGGCGGCCCCCGAGGGCTGACCGCGCCACGCCCGCTCGGCGGCGGCGGGGCCGGATTCCTGGCGCTGGCCGTGGGGGACTTCGACGGGGACGGCGCGGCCGACCTGCTGACCTCGGCGGCGGACGGCCCGAGTGACAGCCGGGGCGAAGGCCGGAGTGCCGTACGCGTGCTGTACGGGCCGTTCGGCGCCAAGGCTCACCCCGCCCGTACCGCCCCGCTCCCCACCGGCCCCACCGACCGGCCCCGTCGCGGCGCACCCGCCACCGCCACGGCCGGGGACTTCAACGGCGACCACCGCACCGATGTGGTGCTGACCTACCGCTACGGCCTCGGCCAGGCGGATCAGCCGGACCCCGGCGACACCGCCCCCCTCGACACCCCCGTCGCCCACTACCGCGGCGGCCCCAAGGGCCTGGTGCGGGACAAGCGGCCCGAGGCGCGCCTGGCCCACGCCCTCGGCACGGAGGACGGTCCGCGCGAGCCCGCGGCCGGGGACGCCGACCACGACGGGGTCGACGATCTGCTCGCACCCGGCCAGGGGACGCTCGGCCCCGGCCGCCACCGCGGCTCCGGGCGGCTGACCGTCGTCCACGGCGCCAAGTCCGGTCTGGGCCGGGGACGTGCGGATCTCACCGTGGATCAGTCCGGCCCTGGCATGCCCGGTGACGCACGGCGCGGCGACGGGTTCGGCGGTTCCCCGGCCGTCGGCGACATCACCGGCGACGGCCGCCCCGACCTCGTCGTGGCCACCCCGGAGAAGAACTACGGCAACGGCCGGCTCACCCTGCTGCCCGGTTCACGGCACGGGCGCGGCGGCGAGTACGCCCCCGACCAGGGCGACAAGGGCTCGCACCGGGAGCACGGCCAGGGGCACGGCCGGGAGCGCGGCGAGGTCCAGTCCCTGGACCTGGACACCCCGGGGGTGCCAGGTCGGCACACCCAGTACGGCTTCGACGCCTTCGCCCCGCAGCCCCCGCTGCTCGACGTCGACGGGGACGGACACGAGGACGTGGTCGCCGCCGCGCCCGGCTACGGCCGCGGCAGGACGGGCGGCTTCTGGATCCTCCGGGGGACCGACCGTG encodes the following:
- a CDS encoding CatB-related O-acetyltransferase, producing the protein MPAIPADPTVLHPMPEQPRVVLLKPLITSPLIEVGEFSYYDDPDEPTAFETRNVLYHYGPERLVIGKFCALGEGVRFIMNGANHRMDGPSTFPFPIMGGSWADHFDLITGLPGRGDTVIGHDVWFGYRAMVMPGVRIGHGAVIASGSVVVDDVPDYGIVGGNPAKLIRRRYDDEDIARLLALAWWDWPIDHLTAHIRTIMSGSVDELEAAAPH
- a CDS encoding 6-phospho-beta-glucosidase, producing MKLTVLGGGGFRVPYVYQALLHDQGSPRIDDVWLYDTDPARLKAMAEVLAQFADGHAEAPRVTVTTSLDDALEGSDFVFAAIRVGGLAGRMCDERVALDLDVLGQETTGPGGLAYGLRTIPVMLDIAHRVRRLAPSAYVINFTNPAGMITEAMQSVLGDRVLGICDTPSGLGRRIATTLGLDPSRAQFDYVGLNHLGWMRRVLHDGEDILPRLLADEQRLGDLEEGVVFGREWLRDLGVIPNEYLYYYYFNREAVRSILDAPQTRGEFLARQQREFYQRVTEAAGGSAVSLWRKTIADRSANYMAEAKGAVQGEARPDEDFRPDPAHQGYAGVALAVMAAISRNERATMILNVRNGTTVSGLPHDAVVEVPVTVDAGGVHPLTITQPDLHQTGLMQQVKAVERLTISAAVTGSRTDAAKAFALHPLVDSVTVGRKLLDGYIDRIPEVAEVFSRRTS
- a CDS encoding polysaccharide lyase family 7 protein, with the translated sequence MRIRTLLTALATVTTVVGGLALAGPAGASPTTASPTAAFADPSKAPGGNFDLSVWQLQEPVGSPGKPTTIPSSRLQGASGFQDDYFHTDKRDGAMTFWAPEKGVTTPNSNYARSELREMNRDGGAADWSLGGSHKLQATLRVVSVTKNVCVGQIHLGSGGSSTKPLVELYYRANGDIVLGTENSPDGGQTLHNVGHVSVGKTWNYTIGVSGGDTIDLTVNGSTTHYDIPSSFFQYKQYFKAGSYNQSSSDSTTNGARVGFYGLTVSHG
- a CDS encoding GNAT family N-acetyltransferase, with the translated sequence MGTDVQSFAVANLRRRPVLVEAGGFVAGFDPGTTSPYINYATPLPGARPTARDVMELIGAFRVRGLKPRLEFAPDAAPEVEPAVREAGFGVEATHAYLVCTPERLAVPRGTAAVPVAVPATDEDYRAIDAALSEAFASEFAASEEWAARLRRVQEDGGAVRFVRAPDGGCAGGATCSAPAVGTAELAGVGTRPAFRGRGIAAAVTAALTETMFARGARSVWLEYSGEGSRRVYERVGFEARGTRLYMSLES
- a CDS encoding FG-GAP and VCBS repeat-containing protein, whose product is MRSSVPVVAAAVAVAVLLAGCSEGGHERRRPVEGATKGAAGASLGDFNGDGYDDFATAIRPTSASRGPLPARLAVVYGGAHGLDPRHRLVVNGAEDDYVGPLLRTDLDRDGFTDLVTARFRHGSSPRAERKGETVVLRGGPRGLTAPRPLGGGGAGFLALAVGDFDGDGAADLLTSAADGPSDSRGEGRSAVRVLYGPFGAKAHPARTAPLPTGPTDRPRRGAPATATAGDFNGDHRTDVVLTYRYGLGQADQPDPGDTAPLDTPVAHYRGGPKGLVRDKRPEARLAHALGTEDGPREPAAGDADHDGVDDLLAPGQGTLGPGRHRGSGRLTVVHGAKSGLGRGRADLTVDQSGPGMPGDARRGDGFGGSPAVGDITGDGRPDLVVATPEKNYGNGRLTLLPGSRHGRGGEYAPDQGDKGSHREHGQGHGRERGEVQSLDLDTPGVPGRHTQYGFDAFAPQPPLLDVDGDGHEDVVAAAPGYGRGRTGGFWILRGTDRGLSTRNVRHFTPADLGIRFRTG